One genomic segment of Laspinema palackyanum D2c includes these proteins:
- a CDS encoding Npun_F0813 family protein — protein MFILKRQDVEITGIQHPKTGQQIPILNYQGQTFRLINVFSAQQADEARAFWRDLTDNRGKACVLLEESDRYSVWGKIRLDQLTDDAHAGVAAAPLYTQACILMLQAVFFDIEDLLGNRQAGSFEKDIAETFKKWRFPQAESPDAVNQLLNMDPLGGAQVPSWQEHHLNTLLQELYRLGKAYFGNTSFVERALDILEDMPAAERKQFRDWLGQSPLGEMWSLS, from the coding sequence ATGTTTATTCTGAAACGGCAGGATGTTGAAATAACGGGTATTCAGCACCCAAAAACGGGTCAGCAAATACCGATTTTGAACTATCAAGGTCAGACCTTTCGCTTAATTAACGTGTTTAGCGCTCAACAGGCGGATGAGGCAAGGGCCTTCTGGAGGGACCTAACGGATAACCGTGGGAAAGCTTGCGTACTGCTTGAAGAGAGCGATCGATACAGTGTTTGGGGCAAAATCCGTCTCGACCAGTTGACAGATGATGCTCATGCAGGGGTAGCAGCAGCGCCCCTGTACACCCAAGCTTGTATTTTAATGTTACAAGCGGTTTTCTTTGACATAGAAGACTTGCTGGGCAATCGGCAAGCGGGTTCATTTGAAAAGGACATTGCTGAGACCTTTAAAAAATGGCGATTCCCTCAAGCGGAATCACCGGATGCAGTTAACCAGTTGCTCAATATGGACCCCTTGGGCGGCGCTCAAGTCCCGTCTTGGCAAGAGCATCATTTGAATACCTTGTTACAAGAGCTCTATCGCTTGGGCAAAGCCTATTTTGGGAATACCAGCTTTGTAGAACGAGCCTTAGATATCTTGGAAGATATGCCCGCGGCCGAACGCAAGCAGTTTAGAGATTGGCTTGGACAATCTCCCCTCGGTGAGATGTGGTCCCTATCTTGA